One genomic region from Aneurinibacillus sp. REN35 encodes:
- a CDS encoding methyl-accepting chemotaxis protein: MSLRMRISLSAALLVLLVVGISAFFSYWSVSRAVEQGISAYSAQTATNTVAYVDINTYKKLLAHPEENEAYWTIRNTLNDVREKLGALYVYTLTVDGDALHIMVDGQPKHSKTASPIGEAVTATAFEDVAPALQGRTAYSGLIHDEKYGDYFSAFAPIKDENGAIIGVLGVDLHAPFVASLTQDILASNIPTFILSSLLLLAFSILLFMYVVQRSLRPLHLISKTAEKIANGDLTSTVEAELAISANRKDEVGQLAHSFQIMETRLSHFIRQVQHTVDHVAASSEQLAHATGQTEQASHQVATTMQEVAAGSVRQAEQTQHILQMMQNMTNHVHEAKAQADRNLDNTGAAVQISDEGKRAMDEAIDYLAYSMSTVKKAAETMQNLGVRSKEISTIITVITEISAQTNLLALNAAIEAARAGEHGRGFAVVADEVRKLAEETNQAAGKITGLIQSIQSETLETMTIIKQSEDAFEQQMEMIERGGIALVSIVERVKHTQEDSASMQIILDHVNAHTQQVFHALEEISSIIEEASSASEQVSAAAEQQLATVEEMAASVAETGRLSHQLHAELRMFRIEQHV, encoded by the coding sequence ATGAGCCTACGAATGCGAATCTCTCTTTCGGCTGCTCTGCTTGTTCTTCTGGTTGTCGGCATCAGTGCTTTTTTCTCCTATTGGAGTGTGAGTCGGGCCGTAGAACAAGGTATTTCGGCATATAGTGCACAGACCGCTACCAATACGGTCGCCTATGTAGATATAAATACGTACAAAAAACTGCTCGCTCATCCTGAAGAAAATGAAGCATATTGGACGATTCGCAATACACTAAACGACGTACGCGAAAAGCTTGGTGCTCTCTATGTTTATACACTTACAGTTGATGGAGATGCGCTGCATATCATGGTGGACGGACAGCCGAAACATTCGAAAACGGCTTCGCCCATTGGTGAAGCTGTTACGGCTACGGCTTTTGAGGATGTAGCACCTGCTCTGCAAGGCCGTACTGCGTATAGCGGCCTCATTCACGATGAGAAGTATGGCGATTATTTTTCAGCCTTTGCACCGATTAAAGATGAAAACGGTGCCATCATCGGTGTGCTTGGCGTCGATCTGCATGCACCATTCGTTGCCTCCCTTACACAAGACATCCTGGCTTCTAATATTCCAACTTTTATACTTTCTAGCCTATTGCTTTTAGCGTTTTCCATTCTGCTGTTTATGTATGTCGTTCAGAGAAGTTTACGTCCTCTGCATTTGATTAGCAAAACAGCGGAAAAAATTGCAAACGGTGATTTGACATCCACTGTAGAAGCAGAACTTGCGATATCCGCGAACAGAAAAGATGAAGTGGGGCAGCTTGCTCATTCGTTTCAGATTATGGAGACGCGTCTCTCACACTTCATTCGGCAGGTGCAGCATACGGTGGATCATGTAGCGGCTTCCTCGGAACAACTAGCGCATGCTACAGGACAGACGGAGCAGGCATCGCATCAGGTGGCAACGACGATGCAGGAAGTCGCCGCAGGCAGTGTGCGTCAGGCAGAACAGACCCAGCATATTCTGCAGATGATGCAGAATATGACAAACCATGTGCACGAAGCTAAGGCGCAGGCGGATCGTAACCTAGACAATACGGGGGCAGCCGTCCAAATCTCGGATGAAGGCAAAAGAGCGATGGATGAGGCGATTGATTACTTGGCCTATAGTATGTCTACTGTAAAAAAAGCAGCGGAAACCATGCAAAACCTTGGCGTACGATCGAAGGAAATCAGTACGATTATTACAGTCATTACCGAAATCTCTGCACAAACCAATCTGCTTGCTCTTAATGCAGCCATCGAAGCCGCGCGTGCCGGTGAGCACGGTCGCGGATTTGCTGTTGTAGCAGATGAAGTGCGAAAGCTAGCGGAGGAAACAAATCAAGCCGCCGGCAAGATTACAGGGTTAATTCAGTCTATTCAATCAGAGACGCTGGAGACAATGACGATCATAAAGCAAAGCGAAGATGCATTCGAACAGCAGATGGAAATGATAGAACGGGGTGGGATAGCGCTTGTATCGATTGTAGAGCGAGTAAAGCACACGCAGGAGGACTCTGCAAGCATGCAGATTATTCTTGATCATGTCAATGCTCATACACAGCAGGTGTTTCATGCGCTCGAAGAAATCTCTTCGATTATCGAAGAGGCCTCCAGCGCTTCAGAGCAAGTATCGGCAGCGGCGGAACAGCAATTAGCTACAGTGGAGGAGATGGCGGCTAGCGTTGCGGAGACAGGCAGGTTATCTCATCAACTGCATGCCGAATTGCGAATGTTTCGGATCGAGCAGCATGTATGA
- a CDS encoding immunity 22 family protein, with protein sequence MEEKSIVSIWIGRSEDEEKAQTLMEYTYDEDGDAIAPAFVQVYNMEDTYIDEDFVEVSFRPLSSSLTELLEGHSYWESILPALLTRIGETLPFEANTMVLLYDYVYNGGVVEAVLDGVKLRYIGAVPFEEV encoded by the coding sequence GTGGAAGAGAAATCAATCGTGTCGATCTGGATTGGTAGATCGGAGGATGAAGAGAAGGCACAGACCTTGATGGAGTACACATATGATGAAGATGGTGATGCGATAGCGCCTGCGTTTGTACAGGTGTATAACATGGAAGATACCTATATTGACGAGGACTTTGTAGAGGTTTCGTTCCGTCCTCTTTCCTCTTCGCTTACAGAGCTTCTTGAAGGGCATTCCTATTGGGAAAGCATTCTTCCCGCACTGCTTACGCGTATAGGAGAGACGCTGCCATTTGAGGCGAATACGATGGTGCTGCTCTATGATTATGTGTATAACGGTGGAGTGGTCGAAGCTGTGCTCGATGGAGTGAAGCTGCGCTATATAGGCGCGGTCCCTTTTGAAGAAGTATAG
- a CDS encoding (2Fe-2S) ferredoxin domain-containing protein: MATRNLHGVRHHLLLCNGGSCMKRGGEEVTQGIREQIANLAADDLIHTTRTRCNGRCADACVVIQYPEGIWYQDMTAETGKQLINRIVSGEAAYDAHNITYTYQKGEFLPAQQAEIGGTKKQPS, translated from the coding sequence ATGGCTACACGAAATTTGCATGGGGTGAGGCATCATCTTCTACTATGCAACGGAGGGAGCTGCATGAAGCGCGGAGGAGAAGAGGTGACGCAGGGGATACGGGAGCAGATCGCTAATCTGGCTGCAGATGACCTCATTCACACTACACGTACACGCTGCAATGGCAGATGTGCGGATGCTTGTGTCGTGATTCAATATCCAGAAGGAATATGGTATCAGGATATGACGGCAGAGACGGGAAAACAACTAATCAATCGGATTGTTAGCGGGGAAGCGGCATATGATGCTCACAACATCACCTATACGTATCAAAAGGGAGAGTTTCTCCCGGCTCAGCAAGCTGAGATAGGCGGAACAAAGAAACAACCATCCTAA
- a CDS encoding GNAT family N-acetyltransferase, whose translation MQVKNEGVTLLSLSMEQSLPYPLHAGLSCFGKADEQHARLQTILSQEQTRICIAVHHDTIVGYATLLLPEPEERWASLPYVRMMGALEVAPPYRSRHIASAILQKLFQSEINIEQCIVLAFEYYWHWDLQHGTLDVYEYKRMLKRLLVSAGMEEVYTDDPDIQAHSANFAMARIGKSVSSEQMQQFFYTLQPRIW comes from the coding sequence ATGCAGGTAAAGAATGAAGGAGTTACGCTGCTTTCTTTATCTATGGAACAATCATTGCCGTATCCTCTGCATGCGGGCTTATCATGCTTTGGCAAGGCGGATGAACAGCATGCTCGTCTGCAAACAATACTCTCACAAGAACAAACACGCATTTGTATTGCTGTTCATCATGACACGATTGTAGGATATGCTACACTTCTACTGCCGGAGCCTGAAGAACGCTGGGCTTCCCTTCCATATGTCCGCATGATGGGAGCGTTGGAAGTAGCCCCTCCCTATCGCTCTCGCCATATTGCCTCTGCTATTCTACAGAAGCTTTTTCAAAGTGAGATAAATATTGAACAATGTATTGTTCTTGCTTTTGAATACTACTGGCACTGGGATTTACAACACGGCACATTAGATGTCTATGAATACAAGCGTATGCTAAAGCGGTTGCTCGTATCAGCAGGGATGGAAGAGGTCTATACGGATGATCCTGATATACAGGCGCATTCTGCTAATTTTGCGATGGCACGTATCGGAAAAAGTGTCTCATCTGAGCAAATGCAGCAATTCTTCTATACCTTACAGCCGCGGATATGGTGA
- a CDS encoding NUDIX domain-containing protein, translating into MARYKDEAEALANYDPKQYRTPDGYTSDIAVFTIVSDEKDEMKRTVKILLIKRAALDAEGEPNIEGGKWALPGGFIVPPETAYEAAKRELREETGVENIHIQHYGVYDAWGRDPRGWIISNAHYAIVSEEALARRRAADDAAEVALFDLAEVGNIQLAFDHRAIIEDAVKVVKSDMLTTTVAKNFLPEEFKLEELRTVLLAVIDDPVISVKSAFFRKAPSLPFITEALDEHNKPKVTTPTGRAKRPTQLYRFVDVWITPSIWR; encoded by the coding sequence ATGGCTAGATACAAAGACGAAGCAGAAGCATTGGCGAATTATGACCCAAAACAATATCGTACGCCGGATGGCTATACGAGTGACATCGCTGTATTCACTATCGTTTCTGATGAGAAAGATGAAATGAAGCGTACCGTAAAAATATTGCTTATTAAACGGGCTGCACTTGATGCCGAAGGTGAACCGAACATTGAAGGTGGCAAATGGGCGCTGCCTGGGGGCTTTATTGTACCGCCGGAGACGGCATACGAAGCAGCTAAACGGGAACTGAGAGAGGAAACAGGCGTCGAGAATATTCATATCCAGCATTATGGTGTATATGATGCATGGGGACGCGATCCGCGCGGCTGGATTATTTCCAATGCACATTATGCGATTGTATCAGAGGAGGCTTTGGCGAGGCGGAGAGCGGCAGATGATGCAGCGGAGGTAGCGTTGTTCGACTTAGCGGAGGTTGGCAATATACAGTTGGCTTTTGATCATCGGGCAATCATTGAGGATGCGGTGAAAGTTGTCAAATCAGATATGCTGACAACGACCGTAGCGAAGAATTTTTTGCCTGAGGAGTTTAAGTTAGAAGAACTACGGACCGTATTGCTTGCGGTCATTGATGACCCTGTGATTAGCGTAAAGTCGGCTTTTTTCAGAAAAGCGCCATCATTACCGTTTATCACAGAAGCGCTTGATGAGCATAACAAGCCAAAGGTTACTACACCGACAGGCAGGGCGAAGAGGCCAACACAGTTGTATCGTTTTGTTGATGTATGGATAACGCCGTCGATCTGGCGGTAA
- a CDS encoding cysteine hydrolase family protein: MKRALLVIDYTRDFIDGALPVGQPGAAIENRLATITEEAIVQGDYVVFAVDKHQAHDPYHPETTLFPPHNIEGTSGRALYGRLQNIYTTYQDRGNVMYMDKTRYSSFVGTNLEIQLRARQIQEIHLVGVCTDICVLHAAVDAYNKGFRITVHEDAVASFNQVGHNWALQHMKHCLGATICSL; encoded by the coding sequence ATGAAAAGAGCATTGCTTGTCATTGACTACACGAGGGATTTTATTGATGGGGCTTTGCCTGTTGGCCAACCGGGTGCAGCGATTGAGAATCGTCTTGCTACCATCACCGAAGAAGCAATTGTGCAGGGAGATTATGTTGTGTTTGCGGTAGATAAACACCAGGCGCATGATCCTTATCATCCTGAGACGACTTTGTTTCCTCCCCATAATATTGAAGGCACGAGCGGACGCGCGTTATATGGTCGACTTCAAAATATATACACGACCTATCAGGATAGGGGGAATGTGATGTATATGGATAAAACAAGGTACAGCTCTTTTGTCGGAACCAATCTGGAAATTCAACTGCGCGCAAGACAGATTCAAGAGATACATCTTGTAGGCGTCTGTACGGATATTTGTGTTTTGCATGCTGCTGTAGATGCCTATAATAAGGGATTTCGCATTACGGTTCATGAGGATGCTGTCGCAAGCTTTAATCAGGTCGGGCATAATTGGGCGCTGCAACATATGAAGCATTGTCTTGGTGCAACGATTTGCAGCCTGTAG
- a CDS encoding nicotinate phosphoribosyltransferase, translating to MEKRYTDDSLALHTDLYQINMTETYWEDGMHNRKAVFELYFRKLPFGNGYGVFAGLERIIEYMEAFCFTESDLAYLREEAGYGEDFLSYLQTIRFTGTIRAMREGEIVFHNEPILRIEAPLAEAQLIETALLNIVNYQTLIATKASRIKQVAGEDRLMEFGTRRAHEFDAAIWGTRAAYIGGFDATSNVRAGKKFGIPVSGTHAHALVQAYRDEYIAFHKYARRHKDCTFLVDTYDTLKSGIPTAIRVAKELGEKINFTAIRLDSGDLARLSKEARIMLDAAGFVNTKIIASNDLDEHTIAALKMQGAKIDAWGIGTKVITAYDQPALGAVYKLAAIEDENGHMIDTIKISSNPNKITTPGMKRLYRIINSINHHAEGDYIALENESPQKEPKLHMFHPDYPHIGKVVTNFEARELHTDIYRDGQLVYDKPTIHQVKAFAQHNLTYLWEEYTRMMHPQEYPVDLSQACWDNKMHAIEKIQARVKGIQ from the coding sequence ATGGAGAAGCGATACACTGATGACAGTCTGGCATTGCATACCGATTTGTATCAGATAAATATGACAGAGACGTATTGGGAGGATGGTATGCATAATCGAAAAGCCGTGTTTGAATTGTACTTTCGAAAGCTGCCATTTGGAAACGGGTATGGTGTATTTGCGGGACTTGAACGAATTATTGAGTATATGGAAGCATTTTGTTTTACGGAAAGCGATCTTGCATATCTTCGTGAAGAGGCCGGGTATGGCGAAGATTTTCTTTCGTACTTACAAACGATTCGCTTTACAGGTACGATTCGGGCAATGCGTGAGGGAGAAATTGTATTCCATAATGAGCCGATTCTACGTATTGAAGCGCCCCTTGCAGAAGCACAATTAATTGAGACTGCGCTGCTCAATATCGTAAACTATCAGACCCTCATTGCCACCAAAGCGTCCCGTATCAAGCAAGTGGCCGGAGAAGATCGACTGATGGAATTCGGGACACGGCGCGCCCATGAATTTGACGCAGCCATCTGGGGTACAAGAGCCGCTTATATAGGCGGATTTGATGCGACAAGCAATGTGCGGGCAGGGAAGAAGTTCGGCATTCCTGTCTCCGGTACACATGCCCATGCTCTGGTGCAGGCGTATAGGGATGAATATATCGCCTTTCATAAATACGCTCGCCGTCACAAAGACTGCACTTTCTTGGTAGATACGTATGATACATTGAAGTCCGGTATTCCAACGGCCATTAGAGTAGCGAAGGAACTGGGAGAAAAAATAAATTTTACGGCCATTCGCCTAGATAGCGGAGATCTTGCCCGTCTATCAAAAGAAGCAAGGATCATGCTGGATGCTGCCGGATTTGTAAACACGAAGATTATCGCTTCCAATGATCTCGATGAGCATACGATAGCCGCATTGAAAATGCAGGGGGCAAAAATTGACGCGTGGGGAATTGGAACCAAAGTCATCACAGCCTATGATCAGCCGGCGCTTGGTGCTGTATATAAGCTGGCGGCCATTGAAGATGAAAACGGACATATGATAGATACGATAAAAATCTCTTCCAATCCAAATAAAATTACGACGCCTGGAATGAAGCGGCTGTATCGGATCATTAACTCGATTAATCATCATGCGGAAGGCGATTACATTGCATTGGAGAATGAATCTCCACAGAAAGAACCGAAGCTTCATATGTTCCATCCCGATTATCCGCATATCGGCAAGGTAGTAACAAACTTTGAAGCAAGAGAGCTGCACACAGATATTTACCGCGATGGTCAGCTTGTATATGATAAGCCGACGATCCATCAAGTAAAGGCATTTGCACAGCACAATCTCACGTATTTATGGGAAGAATATACACGTATGATGCATCCTCAGGAATATCCGGTTGATTTAAGCCAGGCATGTTGGGATAACAAGATGCATGCGATCGAAAAAATTCAAGCAAGGGTAAAAGGAATACAATAA
- the nadD gene encoding nicotinate-nucleotide adenylyltransferase, protein MARYGIYGSAFDPVTYAHLWTAKTVATRRKLDKIFFVPSSDEREDKDRQLTSGKHRLAMLHLAVQGHPLFEVSDVEVQAEGWEQYTYYTMEHFKKKHPEDELFFIMGADNLASISSWTKGEELIKENKFIVMAREGFNMLEIIAKDPMLRNHEMDTFDLLHKGLQMEISSTYIREEFSFGGDPEFLLPDACYQYIIEHNLYGPSTRM, encoded by the coding sequence ATGGCTCGTTATGGCATCTACGGTTCTGCATTCGATCCGGTGACCTATGCTCACTTGTGGACGGCAAAAACAGTAGCAACAAGACGCAAGCTCGATAAAATTTTCTTCGTTCCTTCAAGTGATGAACGAGAGGACAAAGACCGGCAGCTAACCTCCGGGAAGCATCGGCTGGCTATGCTTCACCTCGCTGTACAGGGCCATCCTTTGTTTGAGGTGTCGGATGTGGAAGTACAAGCGGAGGGATGGGAGCAATACACGTATTATACGATGGAGCACTTCAAGAAGAAGCATCCGGAAGATGAGTTGTTTTTCATCATGGGTGCAGACAATCTGGCGAGTATCTCTTCCTGGACAAAAGGCGAGGAGCTAATCAAGGAAAATAAATTTATTGTGATGGCCAGAGAGGGCTTCAATATGCTTGAAATTATCGCCAAAGATCCGATGCTGCGAAACCACGAGATGGATACGTTTGATCTGCTTCACAAAGGTCTCCAGATGGAGATTAGCTCGACCTATATACGTGAAGAATTCAGCTTTGGCGGCGATCCGGAGTTCCTGCTTCCCGATGCTTGTTATCAATACATTATTGAGCACAATCTGTATGGTCCCTCCACCCGTATGTAA